The Xenopus tropicalis strain Nigerian chromosome 7, UCB_Xtro_10.0, whole genome shotgun sequence genome includes a region encoding these proteins:
- the menf.2 gene encoding LOW QUALITY PROTEIN: uncharacterized protein menf.2 (The sequence of the model RefSeq protein was modified relative to this genomic sequence to represent the inferred CDS: inserted 1 base in 1 codon), producing the protein MDSKKTPNRYHLACKFCLKVTGTLPNHLRRACMKHADNQEIEFVMQEARGKMRAILEGLSIVNYEDLDYEDSDPKQFFVQFLEKNGCYIRGKLESASCAMKESILPSNMDRNKVNVNWPADEVGETQAPCKDLDLSHKMISPSPLNAENGQKQQPTLQSLQESIDFLMSQLAKKHEKVNSRPLNAEAVQKKRPVVQQGLPIESDEEDYVSLVNEQEVEMQGPELDLPIESDEENFISPVNEQEVEMQGPELDLPVESEENNADPLLDDNDDDDYDDDDKENEEMETHNLVEGLEQTETNSNYILLRRRMMAAGMYRKHSLECGVLARFRKYLQQELQVTRWSQEVANVARFLYFVDPSKASLSFLTDTQKTLDFFTALEKLGNTHATMFSYLKHIKRFVRSQTDTLSSGSHQSEDLAGKCKRYLDMTATLQRRLSKGITARVVGKKFDYLTSAKKDPSECQRILVVARPIFDQIIKKAKMGVCLLEKEKSYVIYYLEALIVLKYLQRPGVVQNMTVEEWCKRMPSDCKTRMVIGVKRHKTSTQQVASILLEEEEEEWFDVYYKKIRPSFIRSGKCPQTFFISSTGEPIHSVTNDIARLHHKFKLRPVTSQEARRTMETYMVSHFQTDAQRNMFARLLGHSNVTAGRIYGEKTVDNMVEAAEMMKRAMHESQPSTSRCQEVPQKPLQEETPEVSRGLREEAFEKFKKCHPLTIDATPPCLKAALGFSREYGQYVYDRWRKQQNKMRVDYVAGLLKYENPHEERXCIQGTGWKTNLPLIRDILETCNPRSKKKHNLDIRMAINSSRIR; encoded by the exons atggatTCTAAGAAGACACCAAACCGCTATCATCTTGCCTGCAAGTTTTGCCTGAAGGTTACAGGCACCTTGCCTAATCATCTGAGGAGAGCCTGCATGAAACATGCAGATAACCAAGAAATTGAATTTGTGATGCAAGAAGCAAGAGGAAAGATGAGAGCAATCCTGGAAGGGCTAAGTATTGTTAATTATGAAGACCTGGACTATGAGGATTCTGATCCTAAACAATTTTTTGTCCAGTTCCTGGAGAAAAATGGCTGCTATATCAGAGGGAAGCTAGAGTCAGCAAG CTGTGCCATGAAAGAGAGCATCCTTCCATCAAATATGGACAGAAACAAGGTGAACGTCAATTGGCCAGCAGATGAAGTAGGGGAGACACAGGCCCCTTGTAAAGATCTGGACCT GTCACATAAGATGATAAGCCCCAGCCCCTTGAATGCTGAAAATGGGCAGAAACAGCAACCTACACTTCAGTCACTTCAGGAGAGCATTGACTTCCTAATGTCACAATTGGCCAAAAAGCATGAGAAGGTAAACTCCAGACCCTTGAATGCTGAAGCAGTGCAGAAAAAGCGACCTGTTGTACAACAGGGCCT accCATCGAGTCAGATGAGGAGGACTATGTAAGCCTTGTGAATGAACAAGAGGTGGAGATGCAGGGACCTGAGCTTGACCT cCCCATCGAGTCAGATGAGGAGAACTTCATAAGCCCTGTGAATGAACAAGAGGTGGAGATGCAGGGACCTGAGCTTGACCT ccCTGTTGAGTCAGAGGAGAACAATGCAGACCCCTTGCTTGATGACaacgatgatgatgattatgatgatgacgACAAGGAAAATGAAGAGATGGAGACACACAATCTTGTTGAAGGGCTGGAACA GACCGAGACCAATTCAAACTACATTCTGCTTAGAAGAAGAATGATGGCTGCAGGCATGTATAGAAAACACTCTCTTGAATGTGGTGTTCTTGCTCGCTTCCGAAAATATCTGCAGCAAGAATTACAAGTAACAAGATGGTCACAAGAG GTGGCAAATGTGGCCAGGTTTTTGTATTTTGTGGACCCCTCCAAGGCGTCCTTAAGCTTCCTGACCGACACACAGAAGACGTTGGATTTTTTTACGGCACTTGAGAAATTGGGAAACACTCACGCCACAATGTTTTCGTACCTCAAACATATCAAGAGGTTTGTGAGATCCCAAACAGACACTTTGTCCAGCGGATCCCATCAAAGTGAAGACCTTGCCGGAAAATGCAAACGCTATCTCGACATGACCGCAACTCTACAGCGAAGGCTGAGCAAGGGAATTACGGCCAGAGTTGTGGGGAAAAA GTTTGACTATCTGACGTCTGCAAAAAAGGACCCATCAGAGTGTCAACGGATCCTCGTAGTGGCCAGACCAATATTTGACCAGATAATAAAGAAGGCCAAGATGGGTGTATGTCTTTTGGAGAAGGAAAAGTCTTATGTCATCTATTACTTGGAGGCACTCATTGTTTTAAAATACCTCCAGCGACCAGGGGTTGTTCAAAATATGACT GTAGAAGAATGGTGCAAGAGGATGCCATCTGATTGCAAAACCCGTATGGTCATTGGTGTAAAAAGGCATAAGACATCCACTCAGCAAGTCGCCTCTATACtgctagaagaagaagaagaagag tgGTTTGatgtttattataaaaaaatacggCCATCATTTATCAGGAGTGGGAAATGCCCACAGACATTTTTCATATCGTCAACAGGGGAACCAATTCACAGTGTGACAAATGACATCGCCCGGCTTCATCATAA GTTTAAATTGCGCCCTGTCACAAGTCAAGAGGCTAGAAGGACAATGGAGACATACATGGTCTCCCACTTTCAAACTGATGCTCAGAGGAACATGTTTGCCAGGTTGCTTGGCCATTCAAATGTGACTGCCGGAAGGATATATGGCGAGAAGACCGTTGACAATATGGTAGAAGCGGCAGAAATGATGAAGAGGGCGATGCATGAATCCCAGCCATCAACATCAAG GTGTCAAGAGGTGCCACAGAAGCCCCTGCAAGAAGAAACACCAGAAGTCTCCCGTGGGTTGAGGGAGGAAGCctttgaaaaatttaaaaagtgccaCCCACTTACTATTGATGCCACGCCTCCTTGCTTAAAGGCAGCACTAGGCTTTTCCCGTGAGTACGGCCAGTACGTTTATGACCGTTGgagaaaacagcaaaataagatGAGAGTGGATTATGTTGCTG GACTTCTCAAATATGAGAATCCACATGAAGAAA GATGTATCCAAGGCACTGGATGGAAGACCAACTTGCCACTGATAAGGGATATTTTGGAAACCTGTAACCCTCG gtcTAAAAAGAAGCACAACTTGGATATCAGAATGGCCATAAATTCATCCAGAATAAGATAA